The genomic stretch AGAGCCTGGACTCGGTGATGATGCCCTTCCTGCCCCCAAAGCCCCCTTTCCCGGAAGGAAGCCTCCTGGCCCGGGCCTACGACCCTGCCGATTCCCGGCTTTGGGCCTTCCACGCCCGGGCCAAGTACCTCCTGGAAAACCAACCCAACCTGCACCTTTTCCAGGCCACCGCCACGGAGCTTCTTCTGGAAGGGAAGAGGGTGGTGGGGGTGGGTACGTGGGAAGGCCCCCCGGCCCGGGCCTCCCGCGTGGTGCTGGCGGTGGGGAGCTTTCTCGGAGCCAGGCTTTGGTTGGGCGAGGCGGTGGAGGAGGCGGGCCGGCTTTCCGAGGCCAGCTACCCGGACCTCTTCCTCCACCTTCAGGCCCTGGGCTTCCGCTTCCTAAAGCGGGAGAGGGCGGTGCCGGAAGCCCCCGGGACCCCGGGCTATACCGTGAGCTACCACGCCTTCCACCCGGAGGAGTGGGAGGAGGAAACCTTCCGCCTAGTCAGGCTGGAAGGGCTTTATGCGGTGGGCCTTTGCGTGCGGGAGGGGGAGTATGCCCTCATGAGCCAAGAAGGCCTGCGCCTGGCGGAGCACCTTCTCCATGAGCTTGGGTAGGGGTTTCTCCCCCGGGTCCACAAGCTGTTCCCTTCGGCAAGCAGCCCCTTCCCAGGGGGCCACGTGCACCTCCACCCGGAGCCTGCGGTGGGTGAGGGCGTGGCGCACCTCCCCGGCGAAACGGGGCTCCACCCCAAAGGCCCTGGCCCTTGCCGGAAGGTCTTCAGGGGGCATGAGGGGCACCCCGTAGAGCCCGGCGAAACGCCCTTCCAGCTTCTCCAGATAGACCCCTTCCCTGCCCCAGAGGACCAGGGCCGCCAGGGCTTCCTCCCGCACCTTCCGCTTCCTGGCCCCCGGGTAACGCCCTGGGTCCGCCCGCCCTTGGCAAAAGGCGGCGACGGGGCAACGGGAGCAAAGGGGCCTCCGGGGCAGGCACACCGTGGCCCCCAGGTCCATGAGGGCCTGGTTCCACTCGCCTGGGGCTTCCCCCGGGGGCATGAGGTCCTGGGCTAGGCGCCAAAGGCGCTGGGGAGAAGGGTTCTCCCAGGCGAGAAGCCGGGAAAGGACCCGCCTCACGTTCCCGTCCACCGCCGCCACCCTTTCCCCAAAGGCCAGAGAGGCCACCGCCGCCGCCGTGTACGGGCCAAGGCCGGGAAGCCCAAGAAGCTCGGCATAGCCTTGGGGCAGGGCCTCCACCTCCTGGGCCAGGCGGTGGAGGTGAAGGGCCCGGCGGTAGTAGCCCGCCCCCTGCCAGGCCTTCAGCACCTCCTCCAAGGGGGCCTCCCGCAAGGCCTTCAGGCTGGGGAAACGGGCCAGGAAGCGATGGTAGTAAGGGATGGCCTGGGCGGTCCGGGTCTGCTGCAGGAGCACCTCGGCCACCAGGATGCGGTAGGGGTCCTTCTCCCCCCTCCAGGGAAGGAGGCGGGGGTTTTCCCGATACCAGCCAAGGAGCGCTTCCTGTAGCCCTTTCATGGGCCTACGGGGTGCCGAAAAGCCTCCGGTGCTCCACCATAAGGCACCGGTCGGCCACCACGGGGATCCCGGCCTCCTTCAGGGCCTCTTCAAAGCCCGGGTGGCGGATGCCAGACTGCAACCACACCAGGCCGGGCCTCAGGGCCAAGACCTCGGGCAGGTGGGCCAAAAGGGCCTCCGGAGGGCGAAAGACGTCCAAGATGTCCACGGGTTCGGAAATCTCCTCTAGGCTCGCCACCACCCGCACCCCGAAAAGCTCCATCCCGGCGAAACGGGGGTTAACCGGCAGGATGCGGTAACCCTTCTCCCAAAGGTATTCGGGCACGTAGTGGGCGGGGCGGGAAGGGTCCTTATGGGCCCCCAACACGGCAATGGTCCGGGCCCTTTCCAGATAGGTCTGGAGCTCTAGGTCGGTCATGGCCGGTAGTCCAAGGGCCTCAGGTAAAACTCCCCGATGGCGGTGGAGGAAAGGAGGGCCACGGTGGGCAGGGCCCGCTTCCAATGGGTGCGGTTCACCCGCTCCTTGACCCGGGCTATCTCCTCCTGGGTGTAGCCCAGGCTCTCTATATAGGCGTCGGGGTAGCCCTTCAGGTAGTGCTCCAGGATGACATCCGCCCGCAGGTAGCGCACCCCCAGGTCCCCCTCGTCCGTCTGCCCCGGGATGAGGTCAGCGGTGGGCACCTTCTCCACCACCGCCTGGGGCACCCCCAAGTAACGGGCCAGGCCCCAGACCTGGGTCTTGTACAGGTCCCCCAAGGGGTTTACCGGGGGGGTGTCGTCCCCGTGCCAGGTGAAGTAGCCGAAAAGCCTCTCCGTCTTGTTGCCCGTGCCCAAGGGCAGGGCCTCGTAGGCCTGGGATTTGTCAAAGAGGACCATCATCCGGGCCCGGGCCATCAGGTTGCCCTTGCGGTGGGGGGTGAGGTCCGGGGTTTGCGCAGCGTAGCCCTCCACCATGGGGGTGATGTCCACCTCCTCTAGCTCCACCCCGAAGGTCTCCGCCACCAGATAGGCGTGCTCCCGGGAAAGGGGGCTGGAGTCCCGGTGGGGGAGGAAAAGGGCGTGGACCCGTTTCGGCCCCAGGGCTCGCACCGCCAGGGCCAAGGTGGTGGCGGAGTCCACCCCCCCGGATACCGCCACAATGGCCCTCTCGTAGCCCCGCCAGGAAAGCTCCTCCTGGACAAAGCGGGTAAGGAAGTCCGCCACCAGGGGCCAGTGGAGCTCCAGGCTTTCCTGGATCTTGGGAGCTTGGAGGATTTTCATCTCCCCTCCTTTCCCAAAACCCTCTCCAGGTCGGGGAGGAGAAGGGGCAAGGCGGCCTCGAGGTCGGAAAGCAGAGGGCTATCGTAGCGCACCGGGGGGATCCGCTCCCGGTCCAGGTCCAAGAGCAGGGCCGCCTCCTCAAACAGGGGGGCCTCGGCCAGAACGCGCCCTTCCGGCCCCACCGCCAGGCTTCCCCCGCTCATCCCCTTCCCCCCCTCAAACCCCACCAGACTGGAAAGGATCACGTAAAGGCCGTGCTCCGCCGCCACCGCCCGGGCCAGGGTGCGCCAGCGCTCCACGTTCTCGGGCCTTTCCCCGTGGAAGCCTCTGGCGGGGCTGGCTGCGGGCACATAGACCACCTCCGCCCCGTCCAAGGCGGCGATGGCCGAGGTGAGGGAATGCCAGAAGTCCTCGCAGATGAGGATGGCCGCCCGGCCAAAACGGGTGTTAAAGGCCTCCACCCGCCTCCCCCGGGCCAGGTAGCGCTCCTCGTCAAAGACCCCGTAGGTGGGCAGGAAAACCTTGCGGTGCACGTGGACAATGCGGTGGGGAAGTTCCAGGTAGGCGGCGCTGTTGTAATAGGCTCCCTCATCCCGCTCGTAAAAGCCCACCACCACGTCCAAAAGCCCCTCCCAACCCACCTCCTTGTGCACCTGGGAGAGGAGTTCCAAAAGCTCGTACCGGGTAAGGGCCAGCTCCCTCACCCCCCCTTGCAGGAAATACCCGGTCAAGGCCGCCTCGGGTAGGACCACCACCCCCGGGGCGTGAGGACGAAGAACCCTAAGGTGCGCCGCCAAGCGGGTTAGGTTCTCCCTGATCCTGGCCTTTTCCGGGCGAAACTGGAGGATGGCATGCCGGACCACGGTTCCTAGCCTACACCCCCATGCGGGGCCCTACTGGGCTCCAGGTAAAGCCTGGGGTCCGCCTCGGGGAAGGGATTGTCCTGCTCCTCCAAGGCCCCAAGCTCCTCGGGGGAGACGCCTTTGAGAAGGTTGAAAAAGGCTTCGGCATGCCCTTGGTAGCGCTCCTTGGCGTACTCCACCGCCTGGGCGGTGTCCACCAGGAAGGGCCAGTCGGAGGCCTCGAGGAGCAAAAGCTCCCGCATGGCCTGCTGGAGCACCCTAAAGGGCAGGTTGCCCTGGCGCACCGCCTCCCGCATGGCCCCTTCCGCCCGGTATACCGTGCGCCAGTAGTCCCAGGTGGCCTCGTTGAGCCAGACCCTATGGTCCCCGCCCCGGCCCCAGGAACCCTCGGGCAAAGCCGTGCGCACCGCCTTACCCTGGACCGCCTCCTTCGCCGTGACCGCCTGGACCCCTCTCCTTTGGGCCAGAAGCCGCAACACCTCCTCCAACCAGGCCACCCCCTCGTACCACCAGTGGCCAAAGAGCTCGGCATCGTAGGGAGCCAGGATAACCCCGTCCGGATGCTCCCGGCCCAGGCGCTCCACCAGGCCCACGAAGTGAAGGGCGTGTTCCTTCACCTTGAGAAAGGCCGCCTCGGGTTCGTAGGGCGCCTTGGCGGAAAGGTCGGCCTGGCGGTGGGTAACCCGCCAGTGGTGGAGGCCAGAAACCGGGTCCTTGCGGTGAAACTCCCGGTAAAGCCCCTCCCCGGGATAGCCATAGTCCGCGCTCCACACCTGCAAGGAGGTTTCCAGGTTGCGGGCCAAGACCCTCAGGCCCGACTCCAGCTCGTGGACGTAGTAGGTGGCCTCGGCGCTTTCCACCGGGCCCAAGGAGGCTTCCCCATAAGGGGAAAGGGGCCTCCCCCCTTGGACCAGGTGGGCGTCCACGAAGGTGTAGCGGATCCCGGCCCGCATGAGAAGCTCATCCACCCCCGGCCTAAAACCCTCTGGGGCCCCTTCCACGGGGGGCTTCCAGTAGCCCTTCGGCCGGTAGGCCATCTCCGGAAGCCAGAAGCCCGTGGGGTCCTTGGCAAAGTGGCGGCGGTAGGTGGCCACCCCCGTCTTGATCTGGGCCCAAAGGGCCTCGTCGTAGCCCAGAAGGGGGGAGTAGCCATGGGTGGCATTGGAGGTGAGAAGCTCCACCTGGCCCCGGTCCTGGGTCCTGCGGAAAGCGGAAAGGAGATCCCCTCTTAGATGATGGAAATGGTCCAGGGTAAGCTCCCAGAAGGCCACCTGGTGGCGGGCGCTGGCCTCGAGGTCCGTCCCTTGGTAGCGCAGGTAGTCACCCTGGGCCCGCTCCAGCCGGTCCTTGGCGTAGGCCCAAAAGCCTTCCCTCACCTTGGCGTCCCCCAGCTGCTCCGCCAAGATGGGGGTGATCCCCAGGGTAAAGCGGGCCTCCACCCCTTCCTGATGAAGCCGCTCCAAGGACCTAAGGAGGGGCAGATAGGTTTCCGCCATGGCCTCGTAAAGGGTTTCCTCCCCGAAGGGCCACATCCCATGGGAGCGCACATAGGGTAGGTGGGCGTGGAGGACCAGGGCAAAGCGTGCCATGGGTCTAGCGTACCACGGTGCCTTCCCCGGCCAGGGCCCGCCTTATGGGGTTTTCCACCCGGGCATCGGCAAAAACCACCCGCCTCACCCCGCCCTTCACCGCCTCCACCGCCCCCATCACCTTCCGCTTCATGCGGCCTTGGGCCAAGGAAAGGTACTCGGGGTCCTCCACCCTGTCCACGGGGATCTCCCGTACCAGGCTGGCCTCGTCGGGGTAATGGGCGAGAAGGCCCGGCACGTTGGAAAGGTAAACCAAGGCCTCCGCCCCATAAAGGGTGGCCAGGAGGGCCGCCACCTGGTCCCCGTCGGTGTTGATGGCCTCCCCCTCGTAGCTGATGGCGGGAGGGGTGATCACCGGCAAGTACCCTGCGCCCAAAAGGAGGTCCAAAAGGGCCCGGTTCACCTGCTCCACCGTGCCCGTGTAGTCCCCCCGGTGGATCTTGACCTTGCCGTCTTCCACGTACTTCACCGCGGTCTTGCGGCGGCCTTGGAGAAGCCTCCCATCCAGCCCGGAAAGCCCCAGGGCGTTGGCCCCGTCCCGCTGGAGAAGCTCCACCAGGCGCTTGTTCACCAGGCCGCAGTAGACCATCTCAAAGATCTCCAAGGTCCTGCGGTCGGTGAGGCGGCTCACCTGCCCCCCGGGGTGGGTGAGGAAGCGGGGGGGATGGCCCAAGGCCTCCGCCACCTTGTTGGTTTCGGCGCTTCCCCCATGGACCAGAAGAAGCCTCACCCCCTCCTTCCACAAGGAGGCGGCATCCTTGGCCACCGCCTCGTAGTTGATGCCCTCAGCGCCTCCCACCTTGACCACGATCACAAAAACCCCTCCCTTAGGCGTCCCCGTCAGACCCGAGGTTCCTTGACACGCAACCTGGCCTAGCGCTCTTCCCTATCCCCACCCAAGAGGGCACAAACCCATCCACGGTTACCTCCCCCATCCTGGCCTTCAGGGATGCAGGCCGGGAAACTCCAGACCCAGGGTCTCGGGCCAGCCCATGCGGATGTTGAGGGCCTGGAGAGCATGGCCGGCGGTGCCCTTCACCAGGTTGTCGATGGCGGTCATCACCACCAGCCGCCCCGTGTCCTCCTCCAGCTCAAAGCCGATGTCCGCATAGTTGGTGCCCTGGACGAAGCGGGGGTCGGGGTAGCGGTGGATGCCCTTTTTCTGCTTGACGATACGGACAAAAGGCTCTCCCCCATAGGCCTCCCGGTAGGCCTGCCAGACATCCCGCTCGCTCCAGCCGTCCTGCAAAAAGGCCTGGGCGGTCATGAGGATGCCCCGCACCCGGTCGGTGGCGATGGCGGTGAGGTGGACCTCCGGCTTTCCCGGGAGGTTTTCCACCACCTCGGCGGTGTGGCGGTGGCCCGTGGGCTTGTAGACCCTAAGGGAACCGGAACGCTCGGGGTGGTGGCTGGCGGGGCTGGGCTCGGCCCCCGCCGCCGAGGTGGAGATGAGAAGGGTGACGAAGATGGGTGCGGGCTTCAGCACCCCACCCCTAAGGAGGGGGTAAAGGCCCAGGAGGGTGGCGGTGGCGTTGCACCCCGCCCCCGCCATCCAGTCCGCCTCCCGCAGGCGGTCCCGGTAGAGCTCAGGGATGGCGTAGACGAAGCGGCCCAGAAGCTCGGGCCGGGGGTGCTCCCCGTAGTACTTGCGGTATAGGTCCAGGTTCTTGAGGCGGAAATCCGCGGAAAGGTCTATGAGGATGGGGGCTAGATCCGCATAGCGGTCAAACTCCTGGGCGAAAACCCCGTGGGGCAGGGAGAGGACCAGGATGTCGGCGGGCTCCAGCCTTTCCGGAGGGATGAACTTGAGGCCTGTTCTTCCCCTGAGGTTGGGGTGGACAAAGGCCACGGGCTCGCCGGCGAAGCGCCTCGAGGTCACCTGCTTCACCTCGAGGTACGGATGGGCAAGGGCCAGGCGCAAAAACTCCCCCCCGGCATACCCCGAGGCCCCCACGATGGATAGCGTCTTCTTAGCGCTCATGCAACTACTCCTCCAAAGCCTCCAGCAAACGGCCCACCCGTTCCCCTAGGCTCGTGCCTCTTCCCATGCGTACCTGAGGATCTCCCCCGGGATATCCACCCCCGTGGTGTGGACGGAGTTCTTGAACTCCATGGTGTGGTTCACCTCGTTCACCAATAGACCCCGCTCCGACTCAAAGAGGTCTATGGCCACCACGCCGCCCCCCACCGCCTGGGCCGCCTTCACCGAAAGCTCGGCGATCTCGGGGGTTAGGGGGCAGTTTTCCGCCTGTCCCCCCCGGGCGGTGTTGGTGATCCAGTGCTGGCTCCGCCGGTAGATGGCGGCGATGGCCCTACTCCCCACCACGAAGACCCGTATGTCCCGCCCGGGCTTGCGCACATACTCCTGCAGGTAAAGGAGCTGGTGCTGAAACCCCCCTAAGACCTCCTTGTGCTCCAGGATGGCCTCGGCGGCCTCCCGGTCGGTGATCTTGGCGAGAAGCCTTCCCCAGCTCCCGATCACCGGCTTCAGCACCAGGGGATAGCCCCATTCCTCCATGAGCCTAAGGGCCTCCTCCGCCTCGGTGAGGAGGGCGGTCCTGGGCTGGGGCAGGCCATGGCGCTCCAAGGCCACGCTGGTGGCCCACTTGTCCCCGCAGGTCTCCATCACCTCGGGCCGGTTCACCACGGGGATGCCCAACGCGGTGAGGTAGCGGGCCACGGCCAGGCCCCGGGTCTGGCTCACGCACCGCTCCAGGGCCACCGTGACCCCCTCCAGCTCCTTAGGCCTTTCCCCCAGGACCATGCGCAAGGCGGGGACGTAAACCTTCTTGTAGGGAATGCCCAGGGCCTCAGCCCGTTCAAAGAGCATCCTCTCGTCGGGGCGGATACGGTCGTACAGGATGGCCAGCATGGCGATGGCTCTTCCCCCTTCCAGGAACCCCGGACCGGGCCCGGCCCGGGGCCTCGAGGCCCCCTACCCTAAGGGAAGGGCCTCACTCCCCCCAGTCCTCCGCTTCCTCCGGGGCGGGCTCCAAGCGCAAAGGGTCCAGCCCCACCACCTCCAGCTCCGCACCGCAGTCCTCGCAAACCACAAGCTCGCCCAACTCGGGGTTTTCCAGGGTCAACTCCGCACCGCATTCAGGACAAGTGGCTACCATTCCTCGTCCTCCTCGTCCACCTCGCTCCAGTCGGGGATGAAGCGGAAGCCGCACTCAGGGCACTCCACCTCCTGGCCTTGGTCCTCCTCGGATACCTCAAAGGTGTAACCGCAACGGGGGCAGTCCACGAAGAAGGCTTCCAGGCCCTCCTCCGTCACCTCCACCTCGAGGGGATCCAGGGAGACCACCTCCAAGAAGGCCCCGCAGGCCTCGCACTCCAGCACATCCCCTATCTCCAGGGTTTCCAGGTCCTCGGCCAGCACCACGCTGACCTCGCCGCACACCGGACAGGTGATCTCCAGGTCCTCCATGGGTCCAGTCTACTCCCCCGGGAAGCGGCCGTGCTTCTTGTAGTAGTCCAACAGCGACCCTTCCCTCAAGGCCTCCAGCAGGAAGGGGGGCGGGGGGCGAAGGGCAAAGCGCTCCCCTCCCCGCAGCAAAACCCCCGTTTCCAGGTCCAACTCCACCTGATCCCCATCCTCTAGCGCATCCACCACCTCCTCCGATTCAAAGGGGATGATCCCCAGGTTCACCAGGTTGCGGAAAAAGATGCGGGCGTAGCTCTTGGCGATCACCGCCCGGATGCCCAGCTTGCGCAGGGCCTCGGGGGCATACTCCCGGCTGCTGCCAAGCCCGGCGTTCCGCCCAAAGACCAAGATGTCCCCCGGCTTCACCTCCTTGGCGAACTCCGGCCGCAGGTGGGCAAAGGCGAAGGTGTGGAACCGGTCCTCCCCCACCATGAAGGGAGCGTACTTGCCGGGAAGGATGTCGTCGGTGTTGATCTGGTCGCCAAACTTCCAAACCCTAGGCATGGGCTTCCTCCTGTAAAGGGGCCAGGTCCTCGGGGGTGGCGATGTACCCGGCCACCGCGCTGGCCGCGGCCACCCGGGGGCTTGCCAGGTAGATCTCGGCGTCGGGCGCCCCCATGCGCCCCCGGAAGTTGCGGTTGCTGGTGGACACGCACACCTCTCCCGGGGCCAAAACCCCCATGTGCCGCCCCATGCAGGGGCCGCACCCAGGGGTGCCCAGGGTGGCCCCCGCCTCCAGCAGGGTGAGGAGGGTGCCATCCCGGGCGGCCTCCTCCAGGACCTGGGAGCTGGCGGGGATCACCAAAAGGCGCACCCCCGGGGCCACCTTTCTTCCCCTTAGCACCTCGGCGGCGGCGCGGAGGTCCTCGAGGCGCCCGTTAGTGCAGGTGCCGATGAAGACCTGATCCACCCGCTTGCCCCGCACCGCGGAAACCTCCTGCACGTTGTCCACGTAAAAGGGCACGGAAACCCGCGGGGTAAGGGTGGAGAGGTCCACCTCCACCTCCCGGACATACCGGGCATCGGGGTCGGGGTAGAGCCAATCGGGCACCCGGTAAAGATCCAGGATCTCCCCCGAGGGCACCAAAAGCCCCGCCTTGGCCCCCGCCTCCACCGTGAGGTTGGCCAGGGTCATGCGCTCACCCCGGCTTAGGGACTCCGCCCCCTCGGCAAGGTGGATCTCCACCGCCATGTAGGTGGCCCCCTCGGCGGTGAGGAGACGGACCATCTCCAGGGCAGCGTCCTTGGCGGTAACCCCCCTAGGAAGCTTTCCCCGGAAGGTCACCTTCACGCTTTCCGGAACCCTAAGCCAGGTGCGGCCGCTGGCGGCGGCCAAGGCAATGTCCGTGGCCCCCATGCCCGTGCCGAAGGCCCCCACTGCCCCATAGGTGGTGGAGTGGGAATCCGACCCCACCACGATCCAACCCGGCTGGGCCAGGCCCTCCTCCATGAGCACCTGGTGGCACACCCCTCTTCCCACGTCAAAGACCCGGATGCCGTGCTTCCTGCCCCATTCCCGGATCTCCTTCTGGGCCTTGGCCACCTCCAGGTTGGCCGCCGGAGCCACGTGGTCGATGACGATGGAAACCCTTTCCGGATAGCGGGGGGTGGCCTCCAGGTACGCCAGGCGCTTGAAGAAGCTCCCGGCGATGGAGTCCACCACCATCACCTGGTCCACCTCCACCACCACAAGCTCCCCGGCCCTTACCTCCCTTCCCGCCTTCCTAGAAAGTATCTTTTCCGCCAAGGTCAAGCCCATGCCCGCCTCCTATACTGGGGGTATGACCTATACCGCCCTGGTTTACGAGGACCCAGAAACCCCGGGCACCTGGATCGCCGAGTTTCCCGCCATTCCCGAAGCCCATTCCTTCGGCCGAACCCCCGAGGAAGCCTTGGCCCACGCCAAAGAAGCCCTGGAGTTGGTTCTGGCCCACCTGAAGGAAATGGGCCGCCCCCTTCCCAAAGATGTCCGTGCGGTGCAGGTGGGGGTAGATGCCGCCTAGGCCCGAGGAGGTGGCCCGGAAGCTCCAGCGCCTGGGGTTTGCGGAGCGCATGACCAGAGGGGGGCACCGGCTTTACGCCCATCCCGACGGCCGGATCGTGGTGATTCCCTTTCATAGCGGAGAGCTTCCCAAGGGCACCTTCAAAAAGATCCTGAAGCAAGCCGGCCTCAGCGAGGAGGAGTTCCGCAAGCTCTAAAGGGCCCGGCCTCATGCCGTGATCCACTCCCTTAAGATTCGGTCCAGCTCCTCGAGGGTGAGCTGCCCTTTATCCGCCAAGGCCTTGATGTGCTGGGTGATGCGGGCAAGCTCCTCTTCCCCATAGTGGAGGCCCAGCTCCTCCGCCCGCGCCTTGATGGCATGCCGGCCCGTGAGCTTAGAGGCGATGATGAGCTTGCGCTTCACCCCGAAGACCTCCGGCGGATAGGGCTCGTAGGACTCGGGGTTGATGTAGATGGCCTTGAGGTGCATCCCCGCCTTGTGGCTGAAGGCGGTCTCCCCGGTGATGTAGTTGTTAAAGGGAATCTCGATCCCCACCATCCGGGCCACCATGCGATCCAGCTCGGGAAGCATCTCCAGCTTGTACTTCCTGCGCACATAGTCGGGCTGCAGGGTGTACATGCGGGCCAAGAAACCCCCTAAAGGGGTGATCCCGTTCCGCTCCCCGATCCCCAGGATGGTGGTGTCCACGTGGGTAGCCCCGGCTTCTATGGCCTCAAAGGCGTTGGCGATGGCACAGCCCGTGTCGTTGTGCCCGTGGAACTCTATGTCCACATGCGGCCCCACCACCCGCCTCACCTCCCGCACCAGGGCAAAGACCTGCCTGGGGGTAGCGATGCCCACGGTGTCCGCCAAGCCCACCCGGTCCACATAGGGAGCGATGGCCCCGTAAATCTCCAAAAGGTCGTGCTCGTCGGAGCGGAAGGTGTCTTCGGCGGAGAAGCGCACCTCCACGTGGGGGGCCTTCTCGCGGATGTAGCCAATGACCTCCCTGGCCTCCTCGATGATCCGGGGAATGTCCCGCCCGTGGGCGGCCCTTAGGTACTTGCTGGTACCAAAGAGGAGGTCAATGCCCTGCACGCCGGTTTCCACCGCCACCTTGGCCGCATCCATCCGGGTCTGGATGTGGGTCACCACCTTGGCCTTGAGGCCCAAGGAGGCCAGGACCTCCGCATCCTTCCGGGACTGGGGGGAGGCCATGGGGGTGGTCACCTCGATGTACTCCACGCCGAACTCGTTCAGGGCCTTGGCGATCTCGATCTTGTCCTGGGTGGAAAAGTTGGCCCTTTCAAACTGCTCGCCTTCCCTTAAGGTGGAATCGATAATCTTCCATTCCCGCATGCGCCCCTCCCCAAAAGAAAACCGGCCCGATTTCGGGCCGGGGGATAAGGAGCCCTCTAGGGCTAGCCTACCCCCCGGCGGCCGAGTTTTTTCTCACGGGCCAGCATCTTGCCTGTAAGGGTATACGAAACCCTCCCATTTGTCAACGGCCAAACCGCCTTTCGCGGGCCTGGTAGCTGCGGAGGGCCCTCAGGAAGTCTATTTTTCGGAACTCCGGCCAAAGCACGTCGGCGAAGTAGAACTCCGAGTAGGCGGACTGCCAGAGGAGGAAACCCGAAAGCCTTATCTCCCCCGAGGTGCGGATGATGAAGTCGGGGTCAGGAAGACCCGCAGTGTAAAGATGGCGGGCGATCTCCTCAGGGGTGAGCCCTTCCGCAACCTCCTTGGGGGAAAGGCCCTTTTTATCGGCCTCGAGGAGAAGTTGCTTCACCGCATCCGCGATCTCCTCCCTCCCCCCGTAGCCCAAGGCGATATTCAGCACCATGCCCTGGTGGGCCTGGGTCTTGGCCTCGAGGCGCTCCAAGGCCCTTAGCACCTCCGGGGAAAACCCCTCCCGCCGCCCGATGAAGCGCACCCTAACCTGGTTCTCCAGGATGCGGTGGTCCTCCGCCATCCTCTCCGCCTCCCGCACGAAAAGGCGCATGAGCTCCTCCACCTCCTCGGGGGGGCGCTTGAAGTTATCGGTGGAAAACACCCAGACCGTCACCGTCCGGATGCCCATCTCCAGGCACCACTCCAGGACCTCGTAGGCCTTTTGCACCCCAAACTCATGCCCCTTGACGGGGGCTAGGCCCAAGGCCCGGGCGTAGCGGCGGTTCCCATCCAGGATGAGGCCCAGGTGCTTGGGCACCGGGCCTCCTTTCACCTCCTTAAGGAGGCGCTTTTCGTACAGCCAGTAGAGGGGCCGGGAGAGGGAGAGGAGGCGGCGAACCATACCCTTTCCACCCTAAGGCGAGAGGATGAGAAAGGGAAGGGCTAACGGTATAGCTCCCGGGCGATGATGTGGCGCTGGATCTCCGAGGTGCCCTCGTAGATCTCCGTCACCTTGGCGTCGCGGTAGTAGCGCTCCACCCGGTAGTCCCGGTGGTAACCGTAGCCCCCCAACACCTGCACCGCCTCCCGGGTCACCTCCACCGCCACGCCGCTGGCGAAGAGCTTGGCGGCGCTGGCCTCCAGGGTGAACCGCTCCCCGGAGTCCTTTTTCCTGGCGGCCTCCAGCACCAAGGCCCGGGCGGCCACGATCTTCACGTGCATGTCGGCGATCTTGAAGGCGATAGCCTGGTGCTCCCGAAGCTTCCTGCCAAACTGCTCCCTCTGATCCGCATAGGCCTTGGCCATCTCAAAGGCCCCCCGGGCGATGCCCACCGCCTGGGCCGCCACCCCAATCCGGCCCGAATCCAAACCCGCCAGGGCGTAGGCCAGGCCCCTCCCCTCCTCCCCCAGGAGGTTCTCCTCGGGCACGAAGACCTCCTCGAGGCGCACCTCGGCGGTGTGGGCGGCGTGGAGGCCCATCTTCGCCTCCGGGGGGCCAAAGGAAAGGCCCGGGGTGCCCTTTTCCACCAAAAAGGCGCTGATGCCC from Thermus caldifontis encodes the following:
- a CDS encoding isoprenyl transferase encodes the protein MVRRLLSLSRPLYWLYEKRLLKEVKGGPVPKHLGLILDGNRRYARALGLAPVKGHEFGVQKAYEVLEWCLEMGIRTVTVWVFSTDNFKRPPEEVEELMRLFVREAERMAEDHRILENQVRVRFIGRREGFSPEVLRALERLEAKTQAHQGMVLNIALGYGGREEIADAVKQLLLEADKKGLSPKEVAEGLTPEEIARHLYTAGLPDPDFIIRTSGEIRLSGFLLWQSAYSEFYFADVLWPEFRKIDFLRALRSYQARERRFGR
- a CDS encoding acyl-CoA dehydrogenase family protein, yielding MTLTTEQKLVLDTVRQVAKEVLYPLAPEYDRTGEYPWPQLKALAELGFLGMTTPEEWGGVGLDSVTWALALEEIAAADPSVAVVLSVTSGLPQYMLLRFGTEAQKRRYLIPLARGEWIGAFCLTEPQAGSDAASIRTEARRVPGGFVLNGLKSWITSAGQAQLYVVMARSEKGISAFLVEKGTPGLSFGPPEAKMGLHAAHTAEVRLEEVFVPEENLLGEEGRGLAYALAGLDSGRIGVAAQAVGIARGAFEMAKAYADQREQFGRKLREHQAIAFKIADMHVKIVAARALVLEAARKKDSGERFTLEASAAKLFASGVAVEVTREAVQVLGGYGYHRDYRVERYYRDAKVTEIYEGTSEIQRHIIARELYR